The Ficedula albicollis isolate OC2 unplaced genomic scaffold, FicAlb1.5 N00473, whole genome shotgun sequence genomic interval TGGATAGGGGGATTTGGTTTAGTGggggtgttggtttttttggggtgttcttGAGCTGGTTTTAGGGTATTTGGGTTGGTTTCGAGAGTCTCTGGAATGGGGCAGATTTGATTTAGGGGGATcctggggattttggggtctccCAAATGGGAGGGGACGATATTTGGGGATCCGTTTTAGCAGGTTTGAGAGAGTCTTTGGGGTTTGGAATGGGTTTTTACACCATGGAAAACTGGGGTTGCGGAGTTGGCTGAGTAAGGTTGTTGATGCTACTTCCATTGCAATTAGTCACACAATGAGAGATGTCAGTGCTGTCAGACATGAAATCTTACAGAACAGagcttccatttattttttttttctggcacaTGGTGTGGTTCTGaagattttgaaagaatttgTTGTATAAACTTGTCTGACCACTCAGTGACCATCCACAACCAACGAATGGGGAAATTTGGTTTAGGGAAGtcctggaatttttgggatgtCCTTGGGATGGTTGAGTGGTtctttggggtgtttttggggtatCAGGCATTGTTGGTATGGGTGATTTGGGGATCTCTGCAATGAGGGGGATTGGTTAGGGGGTACTACTTGTGTTTGGGGTGCCTTTGAGAATGATTTCTGACTACTGGGAGGGGtctttggggtggttttggagTGTGAGAGAGTCCTTGCATATGTTTTGGGAGTCCCGGGGATAGGACAGGTTTCTTTTAGGGGTTTCCTGAGGCTTTTTGGCTGAGGGGGTCCTTGAGGTGGTTTTAGGAGTCCCTGGGATGAGGCAGGTTTGTTTTAGGTgggtctggggttttttggggtgtcccgCAGTGACCCGGAGCGGGCAGGCAGGGCCGTGGCGCGGCAGTTTTTGCGCGGCAGTTGGCGCAGGCAGGGcgagcaggcagggctgcaggtttTCACACCAGTGAGGTTTGCTGGGTGTTGTTTGCTGTGTTTCTATTGCCCgcttggttttggggtttctgctAGGAATGGGTTTTTACACCATGGAAAACTGGGGTTGCGGAGTTGGCTGAGTAAGGTTGTTGATGCTACTTCCATTGCAATTAGTCACACAATGAGAGATGTCAGTGCTGTCAGACATGAAATCTTACAGAACAGagcttccatttattttttttttctggcacaTGGTGTGGTTCTGaagattttgaaagaatttgTTGTATAAACTTGTCTGACCACTCAGTGACCATCCACAACCAACTTCAAAACCTGAGAGATTGAACAAATCCAATTAAAATTAACAATGGAACATGGTTAGATGACTTGTTTGAAGTATGGAGTTTTTCGCCTTGGCTAAAGGAGCTTTGCAAAATAGGTTTATATGCATAGATTGTTATAGTGGCAATATTAGTGATAGTAGTGCCTTGTGCCAGTCACTCTGCACAGCAAAAAATTAACAAGACCATCcaagaagatttttcttttcaaaagagagAGGGGAATGTGGGAAATGGATTGGTAGAGAATTCTCAGGGCCTGCCAGAAGGCTCACACTGTGTGCAAACTTGGAGATAAGAAATGCTGACTTAAAAATGCCATGGAAAAGGACAGATATTGTTGAGAGAGAAATGGAgctagaaaaaaatttcaaagaatgGCATTGCAAATAAGACTAGATAATTTGGAGAAATAGAACTATGAAAGATGCATTGTCATGGAAACCATAAGGGGTGACTGCAGATGATTGGCTTTAAGGGATTTGAGAGTAGAATATGACAAAAGCTCATAGGCCAAGAAACAATTCTCATGAATTGTAATTAGGAAATAGTTGGCTTCTGATTGTGATGGCGTGAATGATAACATCTGTCatgtggctggacagtgcccaggcagaaagggacctgggggcactgctggacagcagctggacatgagccagcagtgtgccctggtggccaagaaggccaatggcccctggcctggatcaggaatggtgtggccagcaggagcagggaggtcattcttgCCCTggactcagcactggtgaggccacaccttgagtgctgtgtccagttctggcccctcagtttaggaaggacgtTGAGACGCTCGAGCgcgtccagaggaggcaacgaggctggagaggggcttggaacacaaaccctgtgaggaacggctgagggagctgggggtgttgagcctggagaaaaggagactcaggggtgaccttctcactctctacagctccctgaaaggtggctgtgctcaggtggggttggtctctttctccaggcagcaactgacagaaccagaggatacagcctcaagctgtgccaatTCTGTGAAAACTCCCTGAAATCCCAAGAAGTGCCAAATTGCAAAAAGTCCCGAATACCCAGAAAACCACtaatcaccccaaaatccaaaaatccCCCCAGAATCCCCACATACGATATTCCACccacaaaaagccccaaacccttAAAAATCCAAAACTGAAAGACCTCCTAattccaaaaaaccccaactcccAAAAACCGGAAATTCTCCTCAAAACCCCCTaatccaaaaaaacccctaagtccccaaaaaaacccaaatcctgcTTATTCCCAAATCCAATTCCAGGCCATTTTTCCCTTGCAGGTTGACATCGAGGAGGCTCCACAGGAAATCCACAGTGAGTTTGGGGAGAAATTTGGGGATATTGAAGCTTcaaaacctccaaaacaaagaaaatctaCCAATCCCCTCTGACCTACCCACGGTGATCCATATAATAAAAACACTCACGTAATAAAAACACTCGCTGGTTCCATGGCCCGACCTGGGCGCAGCAGCGCCCCCACCCTCATCGCGACAGACACCGGCGACCCCCGACACGGCCGGGCCACCTCCCTGTCGCGACAGGCGACAGCGACAGCAGCGCCACCGGCGCCACCCGGGTGTGGGCACGTGGGGGAGCGGAATGTGTGCGCGCCTCGGGCGGTGCGGCGGTGAAAAGGTTCTGGGGGGAAAGTGGAAGGAGAGGGGCCGGGGGAGGGGACTCGCTGCTATAGGGGCGCCTATAGATCTCCAGAGCCTATAGAACACCCCAGTCTGCCCTACAGACCCACCAGTGCTTCCCTATAGAGTCTCGGACTCCTACGGAGACTCAGTGGCCCCATAAAAATCCCCTAAAGGCGGCTCCTGGTGCTGCGTGCCATCATAGATTCCCCTTCTCAGTTTCTCGCCATTTTCCCCTCTAGGCCCTCAGGACCCCACAGGCACCGCCATCATAGATTCCCCTTCTCAGTTTCCCGCCATTTTCCCCTCCAGGCCCTCAGGACCCCACAGGAACCGGGAGAAGCAGCGGCATGAGGGAAAAAGTTGGAAAATAAGGTGAGAAAATATCAGCATGAGGCAGAAAAACACCTGGGATGGGTTGGAAAAATAGCAGGATTAGGGTAAAAGTACcaggatgaggggaaaaatatgttaaatgAGGGcgaaaaaataagaaaattaagtGGGAAAATATCGAGAGGCAGCGGAAAACACTGAAGTGACGGGAAAAAAACGAAGGGAGCTGGAAAACATCAAAATGaggatgaaaaagagaaaggaagtggaaaaacaccaaaaatgaGGCAAAACCCAACAGAATAAGGCCCAAACTACTCAAATTCAGTTGAAAAGAAGTGGGATGAGTTGGTAAAACACCAAAATGATGGGTAAAACACCAGGATGAAGGGAAAGCCACTGACATGAGTGAAAACCCCACAAAAGTGAGGCAGAAAAGCACCAGGAGTTGGCAGGAAAAACACTGGGATGAGGGGGGaaataccaaaatgaaaaaaggtggaaaagcaaataccaaaatgaaaaaacGTGGAAAAGCAATGGAATAAGGcccaaaataccaaaatgagGTGGAAAAACACCAGAATGATGGGGAAGATattgggagaagggaaaaaaaaaccccaaaatgaggaggaaacaaccaaataaaagggggaaaacaccAGAATGAGGGGAAAACCAATGGGATTGGGGGAAAATCCTGAGATgaggcagaaaacagaaaaatgaggtggaaaaacactgggatgaggaggaaaaacactgggaaaatgtggaaaaacacCAGGATGCCAAACCAGCCAAACTGAGGTGGAAAAACAGTGgtaaatagtgaaaaaaaaaaaacagaatgagGTGGACAACTACCAGGATTAGATGGAAAACTCCAAAATGAGttggaaatgaaggaaataatgGAGGATTCATGGAGAAGGATAAGGATCGCTAAAGATCCTCCAGCAAATCCTGTCCAGGTACGACAGACTCAAAATCTGGGACAGGATGGGAAAATATCGAGAGGCAGCGGAAAACACTAAAGTGAcgggaaaaaaacaaagggagctggaaaacatcaaaatgagaatgaaaaagagaaaggaagtggaaaaacaccaaaaatgaGGCAAAACCCAACAGAATAAGGCCCAAACTACTCAAATTCAGTTGAAAAGAAGTGGGATGAGTTGGTAAAACACCAAAATGATGGGTAAAACACCAGGATGAAGGGAAAGCCACTGACATGAGTGAAAACCCCACAAAAGTGAGGCAGAAAAGCACCAGGAGTTGGCAGGAAAAACACTGGGATGAGGGGGGaaataccaaaatgaaaaaaggtggaaaagcaATGGAATAAGGcccaaaataccaaaatgagGTGGAAAAACACCAGAATGATGGGGAAGATattgggagaagggaaaaaaaaaccccaaaatgaggaggaaacaaccaaataaaagggggaaaacaccAGAATGAGGGGAAAACCAATGGGATTGGGGGAAAATCCTGAGATgaggcagaaaacagaaaaatgaggtggaaaaacactgggatgaggaggaaaaacactgggaaaatgtggaaaaacacCAGGATGCCAAACCAGCCAAACTGAGGTGGAAAAACAGTGgtaaatagtgaaaaaaaaaaaacagaatgagGTGGACAACTACCAGGATTAGATGGAAAACTCCAAAATGAGTTGGAAGTGAAGGAAATAATGGAGGATTCATGGATCGGGATAAGGATTGGTAAAGATCCCCCAGCAAATCCTGTCCAGGTACGACAGACTCAAAATCTGGGACAGGATGAGTTTCTTTCCAACAGGATCAGAGCAGTATAACAAGACCCCAAATCCAATTTTCCCTCCCCCAGTTCATTCTTGCCCAGCTTTCCCTCAATCCCACTGGCACGGATGAGGCAGAAAAATACCAGGATGGGctgaaaaataatgacattAGGAGAAAAATACTGGGGTGAGGCAGCAAAATACTGGGATGAGGGGGAAAATACTGGGATGAGAGGAAAACTATCGGGATGAGGAGGAAATGTGGCAGAAAAGCTACAAAACCAGGGAAACATCTCGAAATGGGGCAGAAAAACATCGGGATGaagtggaaaacaaacaaaaccaggcaGTGTGGTGACTGAGACTGAGAGCACTGTAGATTTAATTAGCAAATGCAGTTTGATAACCAAGATGCCTTGGTGAGAGCAAACAGAGCTTTGAAGATTACAAGAACATTGGATCAAGGCTGGCGACAGGACAGACGATTTAACTAAGTAGAAATGTAAAGTTTAATTGTGTGAAATTTATCCCAATAAACGTAGCTACAAGAACATTGGATCAAGGCTGGCGACAGGAAAGACGATTTAACTAAGGAAAAATGTAAAGTTTAATTGTGTGAAATTTAACCCAATAAACGTAGTAAAAAATGACTGGCTTTCCTGAAAATGGTATATGAGCATATGTAGCTCACAGTAACATTCGGATTCTGATCACGAGTCAGTAGTCCCCATCTCTCTATCAATTCTCAATAGAAAAGCCCCAAACTGAAAGGAAATATCCAAACATAAAGTTTATCTGTGTGATGTTTAACCCAATAAACGTAGCAAAAATTTACTGGGCTTCCTGAAAATGGTATATGAGCATATGCAGCTCACAGTAAAATTTGGATTCTGATCACAAATCAGTAGTCCCCATCTCAATTGTCAATAGAAAGGCatcaaaatgaaaggaaaaagccaCTAGCCACTGGAATGAGGCAGAAAAGCACCAGGATGAGACGGAAAACACCTGGATTTCTGAAAGGAGGCAGCGGCGCTTTTTCGCAATGGAGGTTCCAAGCTTTTCCCACCTCCAAAGTTTTCGCAAATCAAAAGAAGTAGTCCGTGTCTCTGTAGCCGAAGAAATGGTAAGTAAAGATGAGGTCGGTTCTCCCAGaattctccagcagctgggaaatctCTGCAGTGGTCACCGCCAAAAGCTCCTCATCCAGTACAAAATCCCAACCGGAGTCTGGCAGGACTGGCTTGTAGCAATCCATGGGGTAAGGATGCTCAACCAGGTGGAGATCCGGCAGCTCCAAGGTTCTCTGGAGCAGATCCTTGATGGCAGCTGTGGACAGGGGATTGCCAAAGAGTCGCAGGAAGCGCAGGCGGGAGCAGCGCAGGAGCGTCGGGAGCAGCGCGGCCAGGTGGGAGTCGGCCACATGGCAATGTTCGAGATCCAGGTACAGCAGCGAGGCCGAGGtttcctccaggagcagccgGAGCGGCTCCAGGAGACCTTGGGAGATGTTGTTGCCGCTCAGATCCAACATTTTGAGGGCCGGAGCGTGGATGCTTTGGGAGAGGAAGGTGAGGTCGGCGGGAACGAGGACCGAGGtttcctccaggagcagccgGAGCGGCTCCAGGAGACCTTGGGAGATGTTGTTGCCGCTCAGATCCAACATTTTGAGGGCCGGAGCGTGGATGCTTTGGGAGAGGAAGGTGAGGTCGGCGGGAACGAGGAAGCAGTAGCCCAATTCCAAGCTTTCCAACGGAGTCTGGAGGTCGCTGGcggaaggaaaagggagaagtgAGGCCCAAGGGAGGATCAGTGGGAGCTGGAAATGTCAGGATTCCTGGGGAACATGTGGGGAATGAGAGCTGGGATTGCATCCCTGGAATCATGGGATTGTGGGATGGGTGTGGTTGAGAAGGAactccaagatcattgagtttGTCCCctgaaaatcctgggattttggaatGAAGGTATCTTGGAATCAGAGAATAATACAATCACTGGAGTTGGGCAAAATCTCCAAGACCACGCAGTTCAAGGTTtgagaatcatggaatgatgGGAACATGAACCTATGAAATGCTGGAATGGGTGAGGTTGGGAAAGGTCTCCAAGACTCAGTGAGTTTGACTCCTGTAAATCCACAGATTTTTGAATTAGGGGTTGATGGAATCGTGGAATAACGGAATCACTGAAGTTGGGCAAAATCTCCAAATTCAAGATTTCAGAATCCTGGGATTATGGGATCATGGAGCCAGGGAATTGTGGAGCTATGGGGtcttagaatcacagagtcatggaatTATGGGATCATGGGATATTGGGATTAGGGAGTCATGGAATTATGGAGTCATGGAGCCATTAAATTTGGAAAAGGCTTCAGGATCACCACATCCAAGCCTTccagggaatcctggaatcaAGGTATTACAGgaccatggaatcatggagtccTGGACTATTGGGATAATGGTATCAAGGAAACTAGGGATCGCTaagtttggaaaagatctcAGACACCATCGAGCCCAAACTTTGGGAATTGTGGAACCAAGAAttgggatcatggaatcatgggaGTATTGGAATTATGAAATCCTGGAATCATGGAGTCACTAAGATTGGAGAAGATCTCCAAGATCTTGAGGTTGGGCCTTTGGGAATCCTGGAATTATGGAATTTTGAGATCATGGAATGACGGGATGACGGAATCATTGAGTCATGAGCTACTGGGATAACGCAATCACGGGATCATGGGAACATTGGGATAATGAATTCCTGGAGTCAATGGATCCTTCCAGCTGCAAAAGGCACCCAAGATCCGTGAGCCCAACACTTGGGAATCCCCCCAGAGTGTGGGAAGGCCCCTCTCCATAGGGAACTCACCAGAGGATCTGCTGCAGATTCCCAGAGAGCTCAGAAAatcccaggctgagctcctgaAGGCcgggcagcattcccagctgcctgGCCACGGAACGGATTCTCATGGTTGATTCTGGCGTCAGGTGCTGCACGTCCACATCGATGTAATGCCTGCCTGGCCACGGAACGGATTCTCATGGTTGATTCTGGCGTCAGGTGCTGCATGTCCACATCGATGTACTTTAGCTTGAGGCTGCGCAGCTCCGGAAAGCGCGAGAGGTGAGGAAGGATCACCAAGAGCCAAGTCAATCCCCAAGTGTTCCACAGTTCCACCATCTGCAGACAGCATGGATCCAGAGATTCCAACAAAGTCACGATCTCGGATGCCGAGACGTGACCTGCTTGCAATTCGCGGCACTTGAGGCGCAGCGGGCTGGCGGCTCCGGCCTGGAGGGTGTTGCAGAGGATCTCATAGGACATTTCGTTGACACGAAGGTCGGTGTGGACGTCCACGCCTGGGGGCTGCGGAGCGGCTGCGGCCGTGGCGGCTCCGGAGCAGCCTTTGGGCCACTTGGATCCGCGCCTCTGGGATTCTGGCTGGTGCTTGGACACCTCCATGCAAGCCTTCGCCAAAGCATTCTGGCTGAACCAGATGGTCAACCCAGTGGGAGTGCAGCCAGACACGGAATGCGAGAGTCTGGTCATGTCCAGGACACGCAGGCTGGAAAAACAGGAGTACACCATCAGGAAAACCCGCGAGGATGGATGGAGGAATTGTAGGATATGGGAATTGTAGGATATTGAGGTCGCAGCCATGCTGGAGTTCCCAAAACCTACCTGGAATGGCGGCTGCGCTCATCCGGCTCCTGCCGGAGCTGATCCACCACACCCTGGATCACGGCCTGGACACAGTCGGTGCAGGAATGATCCCGGAGCAGCTTTCGGCGCCCCAGGAGGCGCCAGAGGTTGAGCTCTGGGAAAGGCCAAGTGGCCACCAAATCCCGCAGGACCAGGGGTCTTCCATCCAGGAATGCCACTTGGAAAAGGACGGGATAGAGATGGGAGGGAAGGGTGGGAAGAGGGCGCTGGGCGACGACGCGGCGGGCgcagaggaaaacaagggaaTCCATGGATTCTGGAGGGCTGTTGAAATTAGGTGAAATTGGGGCGTGCCCTGAGAAATTGAGAATAAGGAATCAAGCATTAAGAACTGCTTTGACTAAAAGGGCCGCACAAAACTGTGTTTACTGTAATTCACAGTGCTGACaagaacagaaggaaagcaaGGCTACAAGGGGAGGTCGAGAGCTGGAGCGCACAGACAGGATGCAAGGACAAAGGCACCACAGGATAAGGGAGTCCTCAGACCC includes:
- the LOC101820112 gene encoding leucine-rich repeat-containing protein 14-like, yielding MDSLVFLCARRVVAQRPLPTLPSHLYPVLFQVAFLDGRPLVLRDLVATWPFPELNLWRLLGRRKLLRDHSCTDCVQAVIQGVVDQLRQEPDERSRHSSLRVLDMTRLSHSVSGCTPTGLTIWFSQNALAKACMEVSKHQPESQRRGSKWPKGCSGAATAAAAPQPPGVDVHTDLRVNEMSYEILCNTLQAGAASPLRLKCRELQAGHVSASEIVTLLESLDPCCLQMVELWNTWGLTWLLVILPHLSRFPELRSLKLKYIDVDMQHLTPESTMRIRSVARQLGMLPGLQELSLGFSELSGNLQQILCDLQTPLESLELGYCFLVPADLTFLSQSIHAPALKMLDLSGNNISQGLLEPLRLLLEETSASLLYLDLEHCHVADSHLAALLPTLLRCSRLRFLRLFGNPLSTAAIKDLLQRTLELPDLHLVEHPYPMDCYKPVLPDSGWDFVLDEELLAVTTAEISQLLENSGRTDLIFTYHFFGYRDTDYFF